In Stegostoma tigrinum isolate sSteTig4 chromosome 46, sSteTig4.hap1, whole genome shotgun sequence, the sequence AGATGTTAAAGGTCAGCGGGGTTTGAAAATGATTCGATTTGATCATATGATCCTCTATTCTCAGCATCATGCACTTCTCTTATTTAGAGATGACCAGGAACACTGTGTCATGCCGGTTTAAATATAACCCACAGCAATTACTGTCTGCTATTGTTCCATAGATTTTCAACTAAATTTGCCATACTTAGAGCCAGAGCGTCtcgagttatacagcatgggaacagacccgttagtccaactcatccgtacCGATCATGTTGCCcagactaaactaatcccatttgcttgcctttggcccatatttctcgaATGTAGCATGATGCTAACATCCTGCACTAACCAAGGTTACCACGAGGTCCTGCCGTTTCAATGTTACTTCTTACCTGAACTCCTTCCATGtgaaaacaggtcatttggcccaatgagtccacactgaccttctgaagaactTGCCACCCAGCCCATCACAGTAAAcccacattttccatggttaatccatttAAGCGTGCTCCCTAGACACAGGTgataatttagcttggccaatccacactaacctgggCTTCTTTAGATGCAATGAAACTGGAGCACACtaaggaaacccacactgacttcgggagaatgtacaaacaccacaGTTCCAATCTCCAGAAAGTaggattgaacccaagtccctggcactgtaaggcagtagCGCCAGCCATTACCCACTGTGCCACTTATCGTTATCAAGTTAACCTCACCCTCAGATGCCTCTCTCTAAGGAGCGAGTGGGAGTGTGACAATTTCACTTTGTTGTTCTGATtatatttcaaatttcacatccAGAACCAGCAGTAGGATTTTCTGAAACCTTGTTCTGCTTTCCCTGGAAAGAATCAGCCTTCTAAAAGAAAGTGTCTGGCATTTTTCCAAATGTTCCTCTTGTGTGTTAGTCACTACCTGATTTCCCAATCCTGTTTCTCATCAGATGTTAAAGGTCAGCTGGGCTTGAAAATGATTCGATTTGATCTGTTTATTTCCAATCTGCTTTCATTCCAGTTGGGAGGAATCCCTTTAAAATGAAAACcacaggaaataggagcaggagtagtccattcgtCCCATCAAGTTTGGTGCACCACTCATATGATCCTCTATTCTCAGCATCGTGCACTTCTCTTATTTAGAGATGACCAGGAACACTGTGTCATGCTGGTTTAAATATAACCCACAGCAATTACTGTCTGCTATTGTTCCATAGATTTTCCTCTGAATTTGCCATACTTAGAGCCAGAGCGTCtcgagttatacagcatgggaacagacccgttagtccaactcatccgtacCGATCATGTTGCTcagactaaactaatcccatttgcttgcctttggcccatatttctctaaacctttcctattcaagtacatgtccaaatgtcttttcagtgttgtaactgtatctgccatTACACCTTCCCCTGGTGGTTGACTCTATtaatgtaccaccctctgcgtgaaaaaggttGGCTCTAAGATCCGTCTTaaatttttactgtggagaaagaaacggaGGCTGGAAAGACCATGCTAAATcagccatagtgtccagggatgtgtagattagatggattagctgtgggaactttgttatgggggtggggaaggtgaaTTTGgctgggatgcccttcagagagtcagtgtggactgatgggctgaatggccggttTCTGCAGtggagggattctataattctttgaacttggggaaataattATTGACATCTTGAAATCACTCCACATTAAGACCTCCAACACTTTCTCATCTGTAACAAAAAATGTAGAGTTGGACAAATCTCAGGACCTTGATCAAGTGCATActaggatgttgtgaaagttagggaagaaattgtagtCCCCCTCGCAGAGATATTTCTATCACCCACAGCAACAGATGAGGTGCTGGAACTATCTACTCATTCCATGGATGCAACCACTCCATGATTCTCAATCCTAGTTCATGACTGTGCCTTTTCTTCTTACAGACCGGGGCACGGCTCTTGAGGTCAATGTCCCAAAACGAGACATTGGTCGGGAAATCCAAATGGACATGGGTCTCAATTCGGCCGCTTACCTCTTCACCCAAAGCAGCCAGGCTGATGACTTGGCCAGAGCCCAGCTGGAGAAGGACAGAAGAGCCAATCAAGTCTTTGATAATGCTTGGAGGAAAGCGAACAGTTGTATGGCCCACAGTGTCATACCAAGAGGGTTGACAAAGGATCACATTCATGCAGTTTACACTTACACAGCCAGTTACATCGAAGACGGCCAGTTCTACAAGGTATTCAATGAGGCGGTCCGAGAGTATGGAGCCAATGACACTGTCTATGCCCGGGATTTCAAGTTCAAGAGTTTCCATTATTTGTTGACAGTGGCCTTGGAACAACTGAGAAAGGACAGGCCTCACCCGAGGGGACTGACTTACAGAGGGGTCAGGTTATCAACGAATGCCCCGCAGGCATCACATGTCAGATTTGGATTCTTTGTTTCTTCGTCACTGAGTCAAAGAATTGCCCTCAATTTCACAAATCTGTCCTCAAATCACAACACCTGGTTTCAAATCGACTCCAAGTGTGGGGTCCCAATCATGGACTACTCCTGCTTCCCTGAGGAGATGGAGGTTTTGATCCCCCCCTACGAGGTGTTCCGGGTGAATTCGGTGACTCCCTGGAACTCTGGCACCAACATCACCCTCACAGGGGAGGGTAAGCTGGGGGTCGCCGTGCAGTTGAAAAGGGGCAAAAATGGCAGCCTGGTGGTGGTACGGTGCTAGGGGACGGCCAACTCACTCTTGGTCGGTTTGTGGATCCTACTGCTCCTGGTTCTCATGTAGGTGTAGACCTATCCCAGGAGCACCCCCATTTGGACCCTCAGGAAAACAAATCTCATTAATAGTATCAAGCAAGGgggtggccattcagtccatccagtctGTTTAGCCATTCAAGTGATGTTTAGGGAATCACCAATCCCACAACTGCACTCACCTGTACCATTGTATTCATTTCAGCCATCTGTCTCTTCCTGCAATAAAGGACAGAGCCCACACAAGGACATCATCATTTTTGACAGGGAACCACAATACCATCCAAGAGGCTAAGGATCTACATCGAACAGAAATCTTCAAAAAGAAACAAGCAAAGTCTTGATCTCAACCCTCACTAATGTACTCCCCCCAGCAAGGCTTGATGGAAATAACTCAAGGTTCCAAGGCATGAAAGAGACGCTGGATATTGTTAGTTAGCGGTAGCAAAGAGCGATGGCCCAAACAGTCTCATTCTGTCAGTTTTCAATCTGTTATTGCAACTCCACTAACACCACTCGATGGAGCTTGTCAGCGAACAGCCATCACCTGAATCTGCAATGGGATAGGCAGCATCAAACGTTATCTGAATCTGGACTCAATCTGGTTCTGAATTAAAGCTACTCTTGAACTCACTGTCTGCGAttgacaatgccttccagacaAAGTGATGCTGAATTGAAGTTTCTCAAAGAGTAGAtgcctctttctctctgcagaacATTTTGGAGACCAGGGCCCTGTGACTAGGAGGAGGTTTGTTCTCCAGCAGTCACTCCTTCGGGCAGTTTCAGCAGCAGTGAGGCCCATGGTGTGGGTGGGTGGAGCAGGACGGGTGTGGGGGGTGGAAGAAACTGTACCATTTCAAGGAAAAACAGGTTGCTGTTGAATTGAATTCGTAGAGCcatccagcacagaaaaagaccctttcatccaacttgtccatgctgacccgaaatcccaatctgactttgtcccatttgccagcatattcctgtaaacccttcctcttcgtgaacctgtccagatgccttttaaatattgtaattgtaccagcttgtATTGCtccctctggaaattcattccataaaAGCTGCCCCTCGGaccctctttaaatctttccccattcaCGTTAAACCCaagccctttagttttggactcctctaccttcaggaaaagaccttgctactgatcttgtatgtttcaataaggttgcctctctcACCTCATCTCCAGGCCCAGTCtgttcaacatctcctcataagacaatccctccatccatGAACCTACTCTGAGCTGCCCCTAATGTCTGCATATATTTCTGTAGCTAAGGAGCTGAATTGTACGTAAGAGAAAGTCATGTTGAACATAAGAATGCAACAAGttgtagaattaggccattcagtcccacaAGCCTAATCTGCCATTAAATTCCCAAACAGAAGGCCATGTTTGTAAGACACAAGATGGACAATaaggattaaaacaaaatgggACACCTTGCACTAACATTTAAATGAAACAGAATGGCACCTTTTGATAAGGCAGCTCCGAGGGCAACATGGGGCCCCACGAGCAACCATCCAAGACAGTTTGATAAGA encodes:
- the LOC132207367 gene encoding erythroblast NAD(P)(+)--arginine ADP-ribosyltransferase-like; this encodes MAEARRQLSDTTSYRPLANDPTLEHQAIISQTIGDLNTSDRGTALEVNVPKRDIGREIQMDMGLNSAAYLFTQSSQADDLARAQLEKDRRANQVFDNAWRKANSCMAHSVIPRGLTKDHIHAVYTYTASYIEDGQFYKVFNEAVREYGANDTVYARDFKFKSFHYLLTVALEQLRKDRPHPRGLTYRGVRLSTNAPQASHVRFGFFVSSSLSQRIALNFTNLSSNHNTWFQIDSKCGVPIMDYSCFPEEMEVLIPPYEVFRVNSVTPWNSGTNITLTGEGKLGVAVQLKRGKNGSLVVVRC